The following proteins come from a genomic window of Nostoc sp. TCL26-01:
- a CDS encoding glycosyltransferase family 1 protein: MRIALFTETFLPKVDGIVTRLRHTVDYLQRHGNHVLVIAPDGGITEHKGAKVYGVSGFPLPLYPELKMALPRPAIGYALEEFQPDIIHVVNPAVLGLSGIFYSKVLKIPLVASYHTHLPQYLQHYGLGMLEGLLWELLKGAHNQASLNLCTSTAMMAELSGHGIERVDLWQRGVDTELFHPDLASLEMRSRLTQNHPESPLLLYVGRLSAEKEIERIKPILEAIPQARLALVGDGPNRQALEKHFAGTNTNFVGYLMGRELGSAFASADAFIFPSRTETLGLVLLEAMAAGCPVVAARSGGIPDIVTDGVNGYLFDPKADIQDAIAATISLLDNSQERNTIRQNARQEAEKWGWAAATHQLQDYYQKVIRTEQLTALR, translated from the coding sequence ATGAGAATTGCCTTATTCACTGAAACCTTTTTACCCAAGGTTGACGGGATTGTGACACGCTTGCGTCATACCGTTGACTATCTGCAACGTCATGGAAATCACGTTTTAGTCATTGCTCCTGATGGTGGGATTACGGAACACAAAGGAGCAAAAGTTTATGGCGTTAGTGGTTTTCCCTTACCTCTGTATCCAGAGTTGAAAATGGCACTTCCTCGCCCGGCTATTGGTTATGCTTTAGAAGAGTTTCAACCAGATATTATTCATGTGGTGAATCCGGCTGTTTTAGGGCTGTCAGGGATTTTTTATAGTAAAGTTCTCAAAATCCCCTTGGTGGCTTCTTACCATACTCACCTACCACAGTATCTGCAACATTACGGTTTAGGGATGTTAGAAGGGTTACTATGGGAACTGCTGAAAGGAGCGCATAATCAAGCATCTCTCAATCTTTGTACTTCTACCGCCATGATGGCAGAACTATCAGGACACGGTATTGAAAGGGTGGATTTGTGGCAACGTGGCGTAGATACAGAATTATTTCATCCTGATTTAGCTAGTTTAGAAATGCGATCGCGTCTCACACAAAATCATCCAGAAAGCCCCTTATTACTATACGTCGGTCGTCTTTCCGCTGAAAAAGAAATTGAGCGGATCAAACCCATCCTAGAAGCCATTCCGCAAGCTCGATTAGCCCTGGTGGGAGATGGCCCCAATCGCCAAGCCCTAGAAAAACATTTTGCTGGCACAAATACCAACTTTGTCGGTTATCTTATGGGACGGGAATTAGGCTCGGCGTTTGCTAGCGCTGATGCTTTTATTTTTCCCTCCCGCACAGAAACACTGGGTTTAGTATTGCTAGAAGCAATGGCAGCTGGTTGTCCAGTGGTGGCTGCCCGTTCTGGGGGCATACCAGATATTGTCACAGATGGTGTCAATGGCTATCTTTTTGATCCTAAAGCAGATATACAAGATGCGATCGCTGCTACTATCAGCCTCCTAGACAACTCCCAAGAACGGAACACTATCCGCCAAAACGCTCGTCAAGAAGCTGAAAAATGGGGCTGGGCAGCCGCTACACATCAGCTACAAGATTACTACCAAAAAGTAATCCGTACAGAACAGTTGACAGCGTTACGATGA
- the lpxC gene encoding UDP-3-O-acyl-N-acetylglucosamine deacetylase, translating into MQHTLAEAIAHTGVGLHSGVSTHVRVLPADVGSGRYFVRVDLPDLPIIPAQVAAVNQTVLSTQLGKGEACVRTVEHLLAALAGMGVDNARIEIDGAEVPLLDGSAQEWVASIAAVGLVSQPVVDEPIPLVIPAPIWIHQDDAFVAAIPAPETRFSYGIDFDVSAIGNQWYSHLMTNSFAQDIAPARTFGLLHQIEYLQKSGLIKGGNLDNALVCGADGWVNPPLRFANEPVRHKILDLVGDLSLLGHFPRAHFLAYKASHNLHIQLAQKILDLSN; encoded by the coding sequence ATGCAGCATACTCTAGCAGAGGCGATCGCTCACACTGGAGTCGGGCTGCATAGTGGTGTCAGTACTCATGTCCGGGTATTACCTGCTGATGTGGGTAGTGGACGCTACTTTGTGCGGGTGGATTTGCCAGATTTACCCATCATTCCTGCTCAAGTAGCAGCAGTGAATCAAACTGTTTTATCTACACAGTTGGGTAAGGGTGAAGCCTGTGTGCGTACAGTCGAGCATCTATTAGCGGCTTTGGCTGGAATGGGTGTAGATAATGCCCGCATTGAAATTGACGGTGCTGAAGTACCGCTTTTAGATGGTTCAGCACAGGAATGGGTAGCGAGTATTGCCGCAGTTGGCTTAGTCTCTCAACCAGTGGTAGATGAGCCAATTCCCTTGGTCATCCCAGCACCAATTTGGATACATCAAGACGATGCTTTTGTCGCAGCCATCCCAGCCCCAGAAACCCGTTTTAGTTACGGCATTGACTTCGATGTGTCTGCCATTGGTAATCAATGGTACAGTCACTTAATGACGAATAGCTTTGCCCAAGACATTGCACCCGCCCGCACATTTGGTTTATTACATCAAATTGAATATTTACAGAAATCTGGGTTAATTAAAGGTGGTAATTTGGATAATGCCCTCGTTTGTGGTGCTGATGGCTGGGTAAATCCACCATTAAGATTTGCAAATGAGCCAGTACGTCATAAAATTTTGGACTTAGTAGGAGATTTAAGTCTATTGGGACATTTCCCCCGCGCTCACTTTTTGGCGTATAAAGCCAGTCATAATTTACACATCCAACTGGCACAAAAAATTTTAGATTTGAGTAATTAA
- the lpxA gene encoding acyl-ACP--UDP-N-acetylglucosamine O-acyltransferase yields the protein MKTLIHPTAVIHPNSELHPTVQVGAYAVIGAHVKVGPETIIGAHAVLEGPCEIGARNQIFTGAAIGMEPQDLKFVGEPTWVKIGDNNLIREYVTINRATGAGQATIIGNNNLLMAYVHVAHNCVIEDSVIIANSVALAGHVHIESQARLSGVLGVHQFVHIGRQAMVGGMARIDRDVPPYMLVEGNPGRIRTLNLVGLKRSGMATSDLQLLKKAFRILYRSNIMFKEALEQLELLGDTEHLQNLRRFLLLSQMPGRRGLIPGRGKSGGSDES from the coding sequence TTGAAGACGCTTATTCATCCAACTGCTGTAATTCATCCAAATTCGGAACTGCACCCAACAGTGCAAGTCGGTGCTTATGCTGTGATTGGAGCGCACGTTAAAGTCGGCCCGGAAACAATTATTGGCGCTCATGCAGTGCTAGAAGGGCCTTGCGAAATTGGGGCGCGAAATCAGATTTTTACAGGTGCTGCTATTGGTATGGAACCCCAGGATTTAAAATTTGTGGGGGAACCTACTTGGGTCAAAATTGGTGATAACAACTTGATTCGAGAGTATGTCACCATCAACCGCGCTACCGGAGCAGGCCAAGCCACAATTATTGGTAACAATAATTTGTTAATGGCTTATGTCCATGTGGCTCACAACTGTGTGATTGAAGACTCTGTGATTATCGCTAACTCTGTAGCCTTAGCCGGTCATGTGCATATAGAATCACAAGCCAGGTTAAGCGGGGTTTTAGGTGTCCACCAATTTGTCCATATTGGTAGACAAGCAATGGTAGGCGGTATGGCACGGATTGACCGTGATGTACCACCATATATGCTAGTAGAGGGTAATCCAGGACGGATTAGAACCCTCAACTTAGTCGGGCTAAAACGTTCGGGAATGGCAACCAGCGACTTACAACTACTGAAAAAAGCCTTCCGCATTCTTTACCGTTCTAACATTATGTTTAAGGAAGCACTAGAACAGTTGGAATTGTTAGGGGATACAGAACATTTACAAAACCTCCGGCGCTTTCTGTTACTCTCGCAAATGCCAGGAAGACGCGGTTTGATCCCTGGTAGAGGTAAATCAGGCGGGAGTGATGAATCGTAG
- the lpxB gene encoding lipid-A-disaccharide synthase: MRIFISTGEVSGDLQGALLIAALKRQAVTAGLELEIVALGGDKMAEAGAMILGDTTGIGSMGLLESLPYVLPTLMVQRRAIAYLKQNPPDLVVLIDYMGPNLGIGSYMQKHLPNVPVAYYIAPQEWVWSIGLRNTSRIVGFTDKLLAIFLEEARYFRNNGANVSWVGHPLIDRMENAPSRQAARSQLGIADEKIAIALLPASRWQELKYLLPVIFQAAQNIQAKLPEVHFWIPLSLEAYRKSIEAAIKDYGLRATIVSSQQKEVFAAADFAITKSGTVNLELALLNVPQVVVYRLHPVTVWIARKILKGSIPFASPVNLVVMKPIVPEFLQEQATPENITQAAMELLLNPERRQQTLADYQEMRQSLGELGVCDRAAKEILEMF, translated from the coding sequence ATGCGAATATTTATCAGTACTGGCGAAGTATCAGGAGATTTGCAAGGAGCGCTGTTAATTGCGGCGCTGAAGCGTCAAGCGGTGACTGCTGGGCTGGAATTAGAGATTGTGGCCTTGGGTGGCGACAAAATGGCAGAGGCAGGAGCGATGATTTTGGGCGATACCACTGGTATTGGTTCAATGGGTTTGCTGGAATCTCTGCCATACGTTTTGCCTACTCTGATGGTACAGCGCCGAGCGATCGCCTATCTCAAACAAAATCCCCCAGACTTAGTAGTACTCATCGACTACATGGGGCCGAATCTGGGTATCGGCAGCTATATGCAAAAACATTTACCCAATGTGCCTGTAGCCTATTACATTGCACCTCAAGAATGGGTCTGGTCGATCGGTTTACGTAATACTTCCCGAATTGTCGGTTTTACTGATAAACTATTGGCAATTTTCCTCGAAGAAGCTCGTTATTTTCGCAATAACGGCGCTAATGTGAGTTGGGTAGGTCATCCCCTCATTGACCGGATGGAAAACGCTCCTAGCCGTCAAGCAGCCCGTTCTCAGTTGGGTATTGCTGATGAAAAAATAGCGATCGCACTCTTACCCGCTTCCCGATGGCAAGAATTAAAATATTTATTACCAGTAATTTTTCAAGCTGCCCAAAATATCCAAGCTAAGTTACCAGAAGTTCATTTTTGGATTCCTCTATCTTTGGAAGCTTATAGAAAATCCATAGAAGCAGCAATTAAGGATTACGGTTTACGCGCGACAATTGTCTCAAGTCAACAAAAAGAAGTATTTGCGGCGGCTGATTTCGCTATTACCAAATCAGGCACAGTGAATTTAGAACTCGCATTGTTAAATGTGCCGCAAGTCGTAGTCTATCGCCTCCATCCTGTTACAGTCTGGATTGCTAGAAAAATCCTCAAAGGCTCTATCCCCTTTGCTTCGCCAGTTAATTTGGTAGTGATGAAGCCCATTGTGCCAGAGTTTTTACAAGAACAAGCAACCCCAGAAAATATTACGCAAGCAGCGATGGAATTACTGCTTAACCCTGAACGCAGACAGCAAACCTTAGCAGATTATCAAGAAATGCGTCAAAGTTTGGGAGAATTAGGAGTATGCGATCGGGCAGCGAAGGAAATTTTGGAGATGTTTTAG
- a CDS encoding GAF domain-containing protein, translating to MTLPNLGSVLATLTELTQVNRTHTLLRRVKDLSVSEFGCLLEFITAEFQQFLRAIELINNEALENMLEKVLEAITLKIGQILQAEQTTIFLVDYDKGQLWSKIPQDNGQKFLEIRTPITVGIPGHVASTGQYLNIAETATHPLFSPELEKQMGYTIRNILCMPVVSSKTQVVAVVQLANKTGNIPFNSDDEAHFRDFADSIGIILETCQSFYVAARNQRGVTALLRATQTLGQSLDLEATLQIVMEQARVLMQADRSTLFLYRKEMGELWTKVAAAADTTNLMEIRISANRGIAGYVASTGDALNIPDAYKDPRFDPTTDRKTGYITRNILCLPVFNSANELIGVTQLINKQQGSFSTSDEEFMRAFNIQAGIALENARLFENVLLEKQYQKDILQSLSDAVISTDMTGRIVTINDAALELLGCPLGEPNSKANKILWEQNLTGRLIWEVIPIENLQMRLEDSLKSGAKHYVPEQSLTVGVYQLQSPDMRVTNEIPDAQLGNAFSILTVRDRSNPDTFLPWNLPLTPQSKFLNSTQVQILERSINLTVNHLTNPEGGVRGGLVVLEDISQEKRLKTTMYRYLTPHVAEQVMALGEDALMVGERKDVTVLFSDIRGYTTLTENLGAAEVVSLLNQYFETMVEAVFNYEGTLDKFIGDALMAVFGAPLPLTENHAWQAVQSALDMRQRLAEFNQRRIIQAQPQIRIGIGLSSGEVVSGNIGSHKRMDYTVIGDGVNLSSRLEAVTKEYGCDIILSEFTYQLCSDRIWVRQLDRIRVKGKHQAVNIYELIGDRTTALDANTQEFLFHYHTGRAAYLSRNFTQAIACFTAAKHIHPQDQAVNIHLERAYYYQQTPPPNHWDGVWTMMGK from the coding sequence ATGACTCTTCCCAATTTAGGTAGCGTCTTGGCTACATTAACTGAACTTACACAGGTTAATCGGACACACACTCTATTGCGTCGGGTTAAAGACCTTTCGGTTAGCGAGTTTGGTTGTTTACTGGAATTTATTACAGCCGAATTTCAGCAATTTCTCAGAGCTATTGAATTAATCAATAATGAAGCTCTGGAAAATATGCTGGAGAAAGTATTAGAAGCCATCACACTTAAAATTGGGCAAATTCTCCAAGCAGAACAGACAACTATTTTTTTAGTTGACTATGATAAAGGTCAGTTGTGGTCAAAAATACCACAAGATAATGGGCAAAAATTTTTAGAAATTCGGACTCCGATTACAGTGGGTATTCCTGGTCATGTGGCTAGTACGGGGCAATATTTAAATATTGCGGAAACGGCTACTCATCCTTTGTTTAGCCCAGAGCTAGAAAAACAAATGGGTTACACAATTCGCAATATTTTGTGTATGCCTGTGGTGAGTAGTAAAACTCAGGTAGTAGCAGTCGTCCAACTAGCTAATAAGACTGGCAATATTCCCTTTAATAGTGATGATGAAGCACATTTTCGAGACTTTGCTGATTCTATTGGGATTATCTTAGAAACTTGTCAATCTTTTTATGTAGCAGCGCGTAATCAACGTGGAGTCACAGCACTCTTACGTGCGACTCAAACACTAGGGCAAAGTTTAGATTTAGAAGCTACCTTGCAGATAGTGATGGAACAAGCCAGAGTTTTAATGCAAGCCGATAGAAGTACATTGTTTTTGTATCGGAAAGAAATGGGTGAACTTTGGACTAAAGTGGCAGCAGCAGCAGACACGACAAATTTAATGGAAATTCGCATTTCTGCGAATCGTGGTATTGCTGGTTATGTGGCTTCTACAGGTGATGCTTTGAATATTCCCGATGCTTACAAAGACCCACGATTTGACCCAACAACAGATAGAAAAACTGGTTATATAACTCGCAATATTTTATGTTTGCCAGTATTTAATTCGGCTAATGAATTGATTGGCGTAACACAACTAATTAATAAACAACAAGGGAGTTTTTCTACTTCCGATGAAGAATTCATGCGGGCTTTTAATATTCAGGCAGGAATTGCCTTGGAAAATGCTCGGTTATTTGAAAATGTTTTATTAGAAAAACAATATCAAAAAGATATTTTACAGAGTTTGTCAGATGCTGTAATTTCCACAGATATGACAGGTAGGATTGTCACAATTAATGATGCAGCTTTAGAATTACTTGGTTGTCCTTTAGGTGAACCTAATAGCAAAGCTAATAAAATATTGTGGGAACAAAACTTAACTGGTCGTTTAATTTGGGAGGTTATACCAATTGAAAATTTGCAGATGCGTTTGGAAGATAGTTTAAAAAGTGGAGCTAAACATTATGTACCAGAGCAGAGTTTAACTGTTGGTGTCTATCAACTACAGAGTCCAGATATGCGAGTTACCAATGAAATTCCTGATGCACAACTGGGTAATGCCTTCTCGATTTTAACAGTACGCGATCGCTCTAATCCTGATACTTTTCTACCTTGGAATTTACCCCTAACTCCCCAATCTAAGTTTTTAAACTCCACCCAAGTACAAATCCTCGAACGCAGTATTAATCTCACAGTGAATCATCTCACCAACCCAGAAGGCGGAGTCAGGGGTGGTTTGGTAGTTTTAGAAGACATTAGCCAGGAAAAACGCCTGAAAACAACCATGTATCGCTATCTTACACCCCATGTAGCCGAGCAAGTCATGGCACTGGGGGAAGATGCTTTAATGGTGGGCGAACGGAAAGATGTGACTGTATTATTTTCTGATATTCGTGGTTACACTACACTCACAGAAAATTTGGGGGCGGCGGAAGTTGTATCACTGCTAAATCAGTACTTTGAAACGATGGTTGAAGCAGTATTTAACTACGAAGGTACTCTGGATAAATTTATTGGTGATGCCTTAATGGCAGTATTTGGCGCACCTCTACCACTAACAGAAAATCATGCTTGGCAGGCGGTGCAGTCAGCATTGGATATGCGCCAGCGTCTAGCAGAATTTAATCAACGGCGAATTATTCAAGCCCAACCACAAATCCGCATTGGTATTGGTCTTAGTTCTGGGGAAGTCGTCTCTGGCAATATCGGTTCTCACAAACGCATGGATTACACAGTTATTGGGGATGGGGTAAACTTGAGTTCCCGCTTGGAAGCAGTCACCAAAGAATATGGCTGTGACATCATTTTAAGTGAGTTTACCTATCAACTATGCAGCGATCGCATTTGGGTACGCCAGTTAGATAGAATCCGTGTCAAAGGCAAACACCAAGCAGTCAACATCTACGAATTAATAGGCGATCGCACTACTGCTTTAGATGCCAATACTCAAGAGTTCCTCTTTCACTATCATACAGGTCGAGCCGCCTATCTCTCCCGCAATTTTACACAGGCGATCGCTTGTTTTACAGCCGCAAAACATATTCACCCTCAAGATCAAGCGGTGAATATTCACCTAGAACGCGCCTACTACTACCAACAAACACCACCTCCAAATCACTGGGATGGGGTTTGGACAATGATGGGAAAATAG
- the purC gene encoding phosphoribosylaminoimidazolesuccinocarboxamide synthase has translation MSVHSRLYEGKAKILYTTDDPEILLADFKDDATAFNAQKRGSIVDKGRMNCSISSQLFQQLEASGIKTHFIDSPAPNQMRVKAVKIIPLEVVVRNIAAGSLCQQTGLELGTILKQPLVEFYYKNDQLGDPLLTRDRLLLLELATAEQVEAITHLALQINQFLQDFWQRCGITLVDFKLEFGLDSQQQLLLADEISPDTCRLWNTAEADPNRRVLDKDRFRRDLGNVEDAYQEVLQRVLQVVDMKK, from the coding sequence ATGTCTGTTCATTCCCGGCTCTACGAAGGCAAAGCCAAAATTCTCTATACAACCGACGATCCAGAAATTTTGCTGGCTGATTTTAAAGATGATGCAACAGCCTTTAATGCTCAAAAGCGAGGCAGTATCGTTGATAAAGGCAGAATGAACTGTAGTATTTCCAGTCAGCTATTTCAACAGTTGGAAGCATCTGGTATAAAGACGCACTTTATTGATAGCCCTGCTCCCAACCAAATGCGGGTAAAAGCAGTTAAAATTATCCCACTAGAAGTGGTAGTACGTAATATTGCGGCGGGTAGTTTGTGTCAACAAACAGGTTTAGAACTGGGTACAATTCTCAAACAGCCCTTAGTCGAGTTTTATTATAAAAACGATCAATTGGGAGATCCACTCTTAACACGCGATCGCCTGTTACTCCTAGAACTAGCCACGGCGGAACAAGTAGAGGCAATTACCCATCTAGCATTGCAAATTAATCAATTTCTCCAGGACTTTTGGCAACGTTGCGGTATTACTCTAGTAGACTTCAAACTAGAATTTGGTTTGGACTCACAACAGCAGTTACTATTGGCAGATGAAATTAGTCCGGATACTTGCCGTTTGTGGAACACAGCAGAAGCAGATCCCAATCGACGAGTGCTGGATAAAGACCGATTCCGCCGAGACTTGGGAAATGTCGAAGATGCCTACCAGGAGGTTTTACAAAGAGTCCTACAAGTAGTAGACATGAAAAAATAG
- a CDS encoding BamA/TamA family outer membrane protein yields the protein MRLSPVLMVAVAIAAPLSSCLSASGQTPNSLEPTTEVFPSATDQQLQQDEIAPSQPNLTEVKALAKLPSPDVKLSTNQSTKSATTETQEVVVPTIAAPTTATLIAQKLPSIAEIVASEVGQRGSAAVLRDNLPKQQSAAKSPVVIPTNRPGTTTPKVVQVPQPTPATPTPDPNSQPETPPPSTEQQQTPAPAPSPIPGQQNFDTPNATPETTEPRVLVSEVQVRAQSGQLAPELETQVYNVIRTQPGRTTTRSQLQEDINAIFATGFFSNVQATPEDTPLGVRVSFVVQPNPVLTKVQIQANPGTNVGSVLPAQTADEVFREQYGKILNLRDLQEGIKQLTKRYQDQGYVLANVIGAPQVSESGVVTLQVAEGVVENINVRFRNKEGQETDEKGQPIRGRTQDYIVKRELELKPGQVFNRNTVQKDLQRVFGTGLFEDVNVSLDPGTDPSKVNVVVNVVERSSGSIAAGAGISSASGLFGTVSYQQQNLNGRNQKLGAEVQVGERELLFDLRFTDPWIAGDPYRTSYTANIFRRRSISLIFDGKDNDIRTLDPNPNNQNDPDNQDRPRVTRFGGGVTFTRPLSANPYERSEWTASAGFQYQRVTTRDADGNIRRTGAVFDNDRLKPGTEVPLSESGTGEDDLILLQLGAQRDRRNNPLQPTSGSYLRLGIDQSVPVGSGSIFLTRLRGSYSQYLPVKFTGFAKGPETIAFNIQGGTVLGDLPPYEAFTLGGSNSVRGYEEGALGSGRTYVQASLEYRFPVFSVVSGALFFDVGSDLGTSTRAAEVLNKSGSGYGYGLGVRVQSPLGPIRIDYGINDDGDSRINFGIGERF from the coding sequence ATGCGTTTATCTCCAGTATTAATGGTGGCTGTAGCAATTGCAGCACCCTTGAGTAGTTGCCTGAGTGCCAGTGGACAAACTCCTAACAGTTTAGAACCGACAACAGAGGTCTTCCCATCTGCGACAGACCAACAGTTACAACAGGATGAAATCGCCCCATCTCAGCCTAATTTAACGGAAGTGAAAGCCCTGGCAAAGCTGCCATCTCCAGATGTTAAATTATCGACTAATCAATCAACCAAATCCGCAACAACGGAGACACAAGAGGTAGTTGTCCCCACAATAGCTGCACCAACTACAGCCACCCTGATAGCGCAAAAGTTGCCATCCATCGCGGAAATTGTCGCTTCAGAAGTTGGGCAGCGAGGATCAGCTGCTGTTCTCAGGGACAATTTGCCCAAACAACAATCAGCAGCCAAATCACCCGTTGTTATCCCTACCAACCGTCCAGGGACAACAACGCCCAAAGTTGTTCAAGTTCCCCAACCAACTCCTGCAACTCCTACCCCAGATCCTAATTCTCAGCCGGAGACTCCCCCTCCCAGCACTGAGCAACAACAAACACCCGCACCAGCGCCAAGTCCCATCCCTGGACAGCAGAATTTTGATACCCCCAACGCCACACCAGAAACCACAGAACCCCGTGTTTTGGTATCAGAAGTCCAAGTAAGGGCGCAATCTGGGCAACTTGCACCAGAATTAGAAACCCAAGTCTACAACGTCATTCGTACCCAACCAGGCAGAACCACCACCCGTTCTCAGTTACAAGAAGATATCAACGCCATCTTTGCTACTGGCTTCTTCTCCAACGTCCAAGCCACCCCAGAAGATACACCTTTAGGGGTGAGAGTCAGCTTTGTCGTCCAGCCGAACCCAGTACTAACAAAGGTTCAAATCCAAGCTAACCCTGGGACTAACGTTGGTTCCGTATTACCTGCACAAACTGCTGATGAAGTCTTTCGTGAGCAATATGGCAAAATCCTCAACTTGCGTGATTTACAAGAAGGCATCAAGCAATTAACTAAGCGTTATCAAGACCAAGGTTATGTGCTAGCTAACGTCATTGGTGCGCCACAAGTCTCGGAAAGTGGAGTGGTGACACTGCAAGTAGCGGAAGGGGTAGTTGAGAATATTAACGTCCGCTTCCGCAATAAAGAAGGTCAAGAAACTGACGAAAAAGGACAACCAATTCGGGGTAGAACACAAGACTACATCGTCAAGCGAGAATTAGAGTTAAAGCCAGGGCAAGTATTCAACCGCAACACTGTGCAGAAAGACCTCCAGCGAGTCTTCGGCACAGGACTGTTTGAAGATGTCAACGTCTCCCTCGACCCTGGTACAGACCCCAGCAAGGTGAATGTAGTAGTGAATGTGGTGGAACGTAGTAGTGGTTCCATCGCCGCCGGGGCGGGGATTAGTTCTGCTAGTGGTTTATTTGGCACAGTCAGTTATCAACAACAAAACCTCAACGGGAGAAACCAAAAATTAGGTGCAGAAGTCCAGGTGGGTGAGCGAGAACTTTTGTTTGACTTGCGCTTCACAGATCCTTGGATTGCTGGCGATCCTTACCGCACTTCCTACACAGCCAATATTTTCCGTCGTCGTTCGATTTCCTTGATTTTTGACGGGAAAGATAACGATATCAGAACTCTTGACCCGAACCCCAACAATCAGAATGATCCAGATAATCAGGATCGTCCGCGTGTCACCCGTTTCGGTGGTGGTGTCACATTTACTCGTCCCTTGTCAGCAAATCCCTACGAAAGATCAGAATGGACAGCTTCAGCAGGCTTTCAGTATCAGCGAGTTACCACTCGTGATGCTGACGGGAACATCAGAAGAACTGGGGCAGTATTTGATAATGACAGATTAAAACCTGGAACAGAAGTGCCTCTGAGTGAATCGGGTACAGGTGAAGACGATTTGATTTTATTGCAACTAGGCGCACAACGCGATCGCCGCAATAACCCTTTGCAACCTACTAGTGGTTCTTACCTACGTTTAGGTATAGATCAATCAGTACCTGTTGGTTCAGGGAGTATTTTCCTCACCAGATTACGTGGTAGTTACAGTCAATATCTACCCGTGAAATTTACTGGTTTTGCCAAAGGCCCAGAAACCATAGCTTTTAACATCCAAGGCGGTACAGTTTTGGGTGATTTGCCACCCTATGAAGCCTTTACCCTTGGTGGAAGTAATTCTGTCCGGGGTTATGAGGAAGGTGCTTTGGGTAGTGGACGCACTTATGTGCAAGCATCGCTGGAATATCGTTTCCCTGTCTTCTCAGTAGTCAGTGGGGCTTTATTTTTTGATGTGGGTAGCGATTTGGGAACCAGCACCAGAGCAGCTGAAGTGCTAAATAAAAGTGGTAGTGGCTACGGTTACGGTTTAGGGGTGCGTGTCCAATCTCCACTAGGGCCAATTCGCATTGATTACGGTATCAACGATGATGGTGATAGTCGAATTAACTTTGGGATTGGGGAAAGGTTTTAG
- the fabZ gene encoding 3-hydroxyacyl-ACP dehydratase FabZ, translating to MSTLSEVNSPTSTDEPITTSEVKTTFSSEEIHKLLPHRYPFLLVDKIIDYVPGKKAVGIKNVTINEPQFTGHFPGRPLMPGVLIVEAMAQVGGIVMTQLPELEGGLFVFAGIDKVRFRRQVVPGDQLVLTVELLWIKQRRFGKMQARAEVDGQLAAEGELMFSLIN from the coding sequence ATGTCAACCCTTTCTGAAGTCAATAGTCCCACATCTACCGACGAGCCAATAACTACATCCGAGGTGAAAACAACATTCTCATCTGAAGAAATTCATAAACTCCTACCCCATCGCTATCCCTTCCTCCTGGTAGATAAAATTATTGACTATGTACCAGGTAAAAAAGCTGTAGGTATTAAAAACGTCACCATCAACGAACCTCAATTTACAGGTCACTTCCCAGGCAGACCACTGATGCCAGGAGTGCTAATTGTAGAGGCAATGGCACAGGTAGGTGGTATCGTCATGACCCAGCTACCAGAATTAGAAGGGGGTTTGTTTGTGTTTGCGGGTATCGATAAAGTCCGCTTTCGCCGTCAAGTTGTGCCAGGAGACCAACTGGTATTAACTGTGGAACTGTTATGGATCAAACAACGTCGTTTCGGTAAAATGCAAGCGCGTGCTGAAGTTGATGGTCAACTAGCAGCCGAAGGCGAACTGATGTTTTCTCTAATTAACTAA